In one window of Gorilla gorilla gorilla isolate KB3781 chromosome 2, NHGRI_mGorGor1-v2.1_pri, whole genome shotgun sequence DNA:
- the LOC101146492 gene encoding small ribosomal subunit protein uS3-like, with product MAVQISKKRMFVTDGIFKAELNEFLTRELAEDGYSGVEVRVTPTRTEIIILATRTQNIPGEKGRRIRELTAIVQKRFGFPEGSVELYAEKVATRGLCAIAQAESLRYKLLGGLAVRRACYGVLRFIMESGAKGCKVVASGKLRGQRAKSMKSVDGLMIHSRDPINYYVGTAVCHVLLRQGVLGIKVKIMLPWDPTGKTGPKKPLPDHVSVVELKDEILPTTPISEQKGGKPEPSAMPQPVPTA from the coding sequence ATGGCTGTGCAAATTTCCAAGAAGAGGATGTTTGTCACTGATGGCATCTTCAAAGCTGAACTGAATGAGTTTCTTACTCGGGAGCTGGCTGAAGATGGCTACTCTGGAGTTGAGGTGCGAGTTACACCAACCAGGACAGAAATCATTATCTTAGCCACCAGAACACAGAATATTCCTGGTGAGAAGGGCCGACGGATTCGGGAACTGACTGCTATAGTTCAGAAGAGGTTTGGCTttccagagggcagtgtagagcTTTATGCTGAAAAGGTTGCCACTAGAGGTCTGTGTGCCATTGCCCAGGCAGAGTCTCTGCGTTACAAACTCCTAGGAGGGCTTGCTGTGCGGAGGGCCTGCTATGGTGTGCTGCGGTTCATCATGGAGAGTGGGGCCAAAGGCTGCAAGGTCGTGGCGTCTGGGAAACTCCGAGGACAGAGGGCTAAATCCATGAAGTCTGTGGATGGCCTGATGATCCACAGCAGAGACCCTATTAACTACTACGTTGGCACTGCTGTGTGCCATGTGTTGCTCAGACAGGGTGTGCTGGGCATCAAGGTGAAGATCATGCTGCCCTGGGACCCAACTGGTAAGACTGGCCCTAAGAAGCCCCTGCCTGACCACGTGAGCGTCGTGGAACTTAAAGATGAGATACTGCCCACCACCCCCATCTCAGAACAGAAGGGTGGGAAGCCAGAGCCATCTGCCATGCCCCAGCCAGTCCCCACAGCATAA